The following proteins come from a genomic window of Rissa tridactyla isolate bRisTri1 chromosome 11, bRisTri1.patW.cur.20221130, whole genome shotgun sequence:
- the LOC128916374 gene encoding uncharacterized protein LOC128916374, whose protein sequence is MAPRIRLNLSKPLPTIRETHEEAMEDSTSNPKRTGSTAASPDMYSSDDYAQSICHLARPTFPGLPESIRKVQDRKTPKTLDDRSWSPSQQEMSKCKLTNFISNVVPLRKVTPAEANFWSREDPLAQIYTHAGKLCSSKASLYGKSSSTGYSQCSSSSPNSELHPPTMKDKATGNPNSPRVFSFPRLPSPRPVQKEAVCLELRCPRREEGAVLASNPSQKEDGSVFIAGEEPSPCSARGKLLGNPVLCCSVRKQSCLFNTAGTNEKEGRETPQCDKNATGGVPTKQRYSECFQVAKKAVIHNWISEHRCIWKEAKVKACLLPAIAEV, encoded by the coding sequence ATGGCACCCCGGATAAGACTGAATCTTTCAAAGCCTCTCCCAACCATACGGGAAACCCATGAGGAAGCGATGGAAGATTCAACCAGCAACCCAAAGCGCACTGGAagcactgcagccagcccagACATGTACTCCAGTGATGACTACGCTCAATCCATCTGCCACCTCGCCAGACCCACCTTCCCGGGCCTTCCTGAAAGCATCCGTAAGGTTCAGGACAGAAAAACCCCGAAGACCCTTGATGACAGGTCATGGTCcccttcacagcaggaaatgtcAAAATGTAAATTGACCAATTTCATCTCAAATGTGGTGCCGCTGAGAAAAGTCACCCCCGCGGAAGCCAACTTCTGGTccagagaggaccccctggcaCAGATTTACACCCACGCAGGAAAGCTCTGCTCCTCCAAGGCTTCTTTGTACGGTAAAAGCTCCAGCACTGGTTACTCCCAGTGCAGCTCTTCCTCCCCCAACAGTGAACTTCATCCCCCAACCATGAAAGACAAAGCCACAGGGAACCCCAACTCGCCGCGAGTGTTCAGTTTTCCAAGACTTCCCTCCCCAAGACCAGTGCAGAAAGAAGCGGTCTGCTTGGAGCTGAGGTGTCCCagaagagaggagggagcagTTTTAGCGAGTAACCCGAGTCAGAAAGAAGACGGCTCCGTGTTCATCGCTGGTGAGGAGCCTTCGCCGTGCTCAGCCAGAGGGAAGCTGCTGGGAAACCCAGTCTTGTGCTGCTCTGTAAGGAAGCAGAGTTGTTTGTTCAATACAGCAGGCACCAatgaaaaagaagggagagaaactcCTCAATGTGACAAAAATGCAACGGGGGGTGTCCCCACTAAGCAGAGATACTCTGAGTGCTTCCAGGTAGCTAAAAAAGCCGTGATCCATAACTGGATTTCAGAGCACAGATGCATCTGGAAAGAAGCAAAGGTAAAAGCTTGTTTGCTCCCAGCCATTGCTGAAGTGTGA